Proteins from a single region of Diaphorobacter limosus:
- a CDS encoding pilin: protein MSLRSLWPAILLRGRQAGPGTRGGMPWHGKRCVKRWLGWGVTFQNCKKHDETNGNGLAWSLLNVRQPVTAGPLFNWRNLMKSNMMRRAQAGFTLIELMIVVAIIGILAAVALPAYQDYTKKAKMSEVVLAASQCRTTITEQVQSMSSTQTAAANGWGCESATATSKYVKSIATTAEGVVSVEAQGFNDTAIDGKFVILSPFVGQGAAAAALVVGTASNDQGKQISEWRCGGGDAAGTRLATSTINKFLPGSCKQF, encoded by the coding sequence ATGTCTTTGCGCTCCTTGTGGCCGGCGATTCTATTGCGCGGCCGCCAGGCCGGCCCTGGCACGCGCGGCGGCATGCCGTGGCACGGCAAACGCTGTGTCAAGCGATGGCTGGGATGGGGTGTGACGTTTCAAAACTGTAAGAAACACGATGAAACCAATGGAAACGGCTTGGCATGGTCGTTGCTGAATGTAAGGCAACCGGTAACCGCCGGCCCATTGTTCAACTGGAGGAATCTTATGAAATCCAACATGATGCGCCGCGCCCAGGCCGGTTTTACCTTGATCGAACTGATGATCGTTGTGGCGATTATTGGTATTTTGGCTGCGGTGGCGTTGCCGGCTTATCAGGACTACACGAAGAAAGCCAAGATGTCGGAAGTCGTGCTCGCTGCATCGCAATGCCGCACGACCATTACTGAGCAGGTGCAAAGCATGTCGAGCACGCAAACTGCCGCTGCAAATGGTTGGGGCTGCGAATCTGCCACTGCAACCTCCAAGTACGTGAAGTCGATCGCTACGACCGCCGAAGGGGTTGTTTCCGTTGAAGCCCAGGGGTTCAATGACACCGCAATTGATGGCAAGTTTGTGATTCTTTCGCCTTTTGTTGGCCAAGGTGCTGCAGCTGCGGCATTGGTGGTTGGCACGGCCAGCAACGATCAAGGCAAGCAAATCAGCGAATGGCGTTGCGGTGGTGGTGATGCCGCTGGAACGCGCCTGGCCACTTCCACCATCAATAAGTTCCTGCCAGGATCTTGCAAGCAGTTCTAA
- a CDS encoding sel1 repeat family protein: MDTLSLDASIAITGISRSTLWRRVTDGSIGRGDKDGRSRAMLALGDVLPLVEVKLSAEDRAMLLRADAGDAEAQADMGALFYVAGAHKAALYWLQEAAAQDNADAMQWLGTAYAAGSGGGGVIPQDDNLAIMWLARAAALGHRIAAYQLEQLRAGCR, from the coding sequence ATGGACACCCTGAGCCTGGACGCATCGATCGCCATCACCGGCATCAGCCGCAGCACGCTGTGGCGGCGCGTGACCGACGGCTCGATTGGCCGGGGCGATAAGGACGGGCGCAGCCGCGCCATGCTGGCGCTGGGCGATGTGCTGCCGCTGGTGGAGGTGAAATTGAGCGCCGAGGACAGGGCCATGCTGCTGCGCGCCGACGCGGGCGACGCCGAGGCGCAGGCCGACATGGGCGCGCTGTTCTATGTGGCAGGCGCGCACAAGGCGGCGCTGTACTGGCTGCAGGAGGCCGCCGCGCAGGACAACGCCGATGCCATGCAGTGGCTGGGGACGGCCTACGCCGCAGGTTCGGGGGGGGGGGGCGTGATACCCCAGGATGACAACCTGGCCATCATGTGGCTGGCCAGGGCGGCTGCGCTGGGGCACCGCATTGCGGCCTATCAGCTGGAGCAGCTGCGCGCGGGGTGCCGGTAG